The Silene latifolia isolate original U9 population chromosome X, ASM4854445v1, whole genome shotgun sequence genome contains the following window.
catccgtgttcattggcatccacgagagtcattctagacatagaatgctaagggtaacgattgcttagtgttcatgtcactactttgtgtcttgacatgacacgaggtattcgaacggttccaatttcccataaaaattggtggcgactccacaaaatgcaaatgcttgttctctctcccaagcgcccccgtgggcctaTTGTCCAcaggtttctgacaaaaccataatcaaaacacatcaggatggttaagataccattatggctatgttatttaagaaataggttttctagaatcgttctaggcaataaagaacaatgagagatacttacaacggaaattgagtacacttgcaatcatgagatgtgtgAGAGGGAtaggtcccgcacactgtgaaaacagtgggagctattctaaggctagagagcttatgtctagattggatctagacacgtactcagaaagttttgtaatgcaagtgtatacattacaaaggtaaacgagtatgtagtaaggttgagtaaggtacaagaagttgataaaacctactaaccaaagccttctcatgagcttaacatgatgagtcatgtcatatgtcatatgTTATTTCAATTGCATttagatgaacaactacatataagatgaaattggattataaaaatatgaagtagtaatcaggtattgtctattcatatgtaataatcacatttgtcgttcgagtttttaaatctgaaaactccttttatatactttgttacatccaaacgggttgtagagacattgTTGAACCCCaataaagtgaacccggattaacatagtattcacccatagtcacttgtatgaggtgacgtctcgaagtgactagagtgtgatgcgattgatggcaagttcagtgccatacagtcatgtgagatgactcgtcgatcacataggcagactgttaggaacactttgtcgggcagtgaccgcttatagagttctggcaaatttatatagcctggtcgtggcgggagctactatagtattctaatgagtcgattcttttgactaaagactgttcgcctaaggtggcacagtttcagattaactttgatttgtgttactacgaccttcgtaagtGGGGTCAAATgcgcatattttgggttatgatggctgtggctagtcgaaggaaataagtgcgataggaattgtccacccccttgtcagggttaaaacaatatctcagggccactcgaggagcaatgaactggaaatgcgtggccacgctcggaaggtatctatggtagataactccggtcaatcagttattctccagatcgaggaaaccactctcgatatgatcacttgcaagtacgacccgaaagacaccttgcattgagtgggagatagtaataggacaagagaattggtgacgcacacttgtcgaggacaagtgggagattgttggagtaagtgtccccgacaataatgcgatcataattgtcgatcatattgatcacatatttaaatctcatatcaagaatacgaaagggatgatacactacatatatagtcaactggtccacacatatcggtaatgattggctggctagagtttgacattactgtcgtgcaacggtggtgatcagttgatcccttgaggtcacacctaaaggacgattcccttaattgaaaaggttaattaattgtatgtcgatacaaaataattaattccttaaaattgaacaaattattatcataagagagaaaatgacatcttattataatgtgattaagtaagattttatttagtaatttaagaagttatattactaaaattaatcggtgtttgcgaaacacgcgagatgtgaatgataagttagtcataattacaagatgttgtgaattatactaactagtatttaaatgaccattttatgtgaaagtaattttgaattactagtcaatttgttaaatgtgatttatttaatttgtaaatgatatttaatttgttaaatatgcattttaaattaaaacatgacataagacatgtcacatgtcacatgacatacaattgtacaattgacaaaaataaaatggactccatattacatgaTAACCGAAATTAGGTGGGTTTTTTAGTAGTTTtgcttattcatttgtcttgttcatttgtctatgacaattgatagtgacatgactatgcaaaagacttacacatttttgtcttgtgaagacaaaaaggaaaaataaaaggggTCTAAAAACCCTATACCCACCGGTTTTGTGTGTGGGATAATTAGAGATTTTTCTCTAAAAATTTATCACTCTCTCATGTTTTATAAAaactaccttctctctcttgttcttcataaaaagcatttttatgaatctaatttgtacaaatcaatcactaataatactactagtagtatatgagtattagtaatcgattttaagctaaaccacattacaaatatctagtacatgttagtttgtgggattttgggatagtcttgggtgctacttattggagggcttctattttgaagtcatgaatgttcatccattattggaaagctcaagaactaacaagaaggagatcttgttggtgcccataaatgaccgaaatttagatggtgagaaatcgattttcttatctcttcttatttagtttgcatgcataagatcaacaatttattttatgactaaataaattttaacatatatgaatatgttgagtataatgagatatagatttccaacagacggataccaataaatcacctccaagttgtgtcaagctagggtacctttatcctcatttgttaaatgctttcgtcaagagtagactccctatggtgttagaaacactggaggatcgcggaattccccttcttgtttagacaagaagaaggggcgtcccctctctaccatgcacaaaagtggatacgatggaaaagggatcaatagaacttgagtttcatatgggagtttgctttgttgttgtttttcccccaatttcttgtggcatttgtcatttgagaacacttttctttttgtcatttcttttgatgtttggcattttcaatacttgacaatttttttgcattttcttttgaacattttcaaagtcaccccatttgtagggagggtgcttatttttgaagctttaggagtctattttgctcctcttttcatttgatacaatttgcaaactttttcacttttcatttcgttTCTTggactcaaatttgaacaaattttgtgcccattcccttttgttgacaaaatgaggTAGAACATGGATtatggttgcatggcttcaagggtcaccttggaataaacggtagccaatgagttatcacaccacaaggtactcttgactaggcattaatccatgggtcaaaggatactagcatgacacatcctagggtgttttacaagtattctaacaagcaaagtattaagaagaaaaagtatctacaagggcctatatacacttgtcaagtttcctaaatagatgctttcacaaattttttcctaaatgcaactatatgccatgatgcaactaacatttatacaacctaatgcatatgcttctaccaactagtatgccaaataatctaaatgtaatcctaaattcacattgtttataccgcatcaatcaaaataaagccacatagtcattaacataaagaggaaaaaggagattggaaagatcataccatgtggtcttcatgatcctcatgtctcgggtgtggcgtagtcgatcaatgtgaaaaaggatagacaaacaaacaaacaagtatatacaatatatacaatactacactataaaagaatgaacatgtttttggtttttcaaattttcaaatttttatgggttttatgtttatgaaacaaaaagacatgtttttgtatttttcaaaaattttcaatttttatgcattttggaatataaattcccatcccccactttattttggacattgtcctcaatgtacatgtaggagtaggaatgaaaaagaaaaacatgtttttggattttttgattttatggaaattgaagtacaaatgcaatgatatgatatgaatgaatgcatgctctaactaaatgaaattctatatgacatatataacaaatgagtgcaatataaactatattatatgatgcatgttgtCTATGTAAATGCTTAGGtaacctatgatcaaacctccccaaaccgatttaagcactatttctagtgtaggagaaatgaggttgggtcattagtgactatgtatgaatgcaactaactatatgaaacatgtgagatatattataatgcaaactatactaaatgaactaactaatgtaaatgcaatatgaaatataatacaaatgcaagcctaaactatatgatatatgtatgtcGCTTGATGgttgaacctccccaaaccgattttaaacactattgctaatgtaggaagaaaggggtttaatcatgaggtaactacataaatgcaagtatactttgagagataaAGAAAGAAATGGTTCTTACAATCcttgtaggagatgaagatggtagataggatgcaCACATAGCCATGTCATGAGCCAAATGAGAAAAGGTGAGATTTTAGCATTAATCCGCTCGGATCAAGTCTGATCCGCTTGAGTTGATgcacggacgctcggattcaacacgggacgctcggattctcacaCAGTGCATCCGGAATTTGCCAACCCGTACCAGGACGCGCGGATCAagctcagctcgagcggattcctTCCGGGGACGCTCGGTttcttcagaatccgctcggattctcaggcagggagcttttctttttttttttcttgtcttCAATCCGCGCGGATTGGACTCGGGATGAGCATATTTCGAGAAATTTCGACCCAGCACCTATTTAATGATAACAAAGTTGCtcacaagcccaaattctccattttcttcatttctttacattttccatcttctcaatttcattaatttccttcaaaaaagctcaattaaaatatgagatccctccctttcatctctcatgcaatttattaaatgaatgaatgaatgcaaaattacactaaatgcatatatacaaattaatggttattgaggaactccatcaaaccaaagattatcaatgAACAATTTCATAGgaaattatcactagcactcaaagcacgtagaagtcggtgaAACCCGTAGTCGCATGtcttccgggctaaagataaatattagagtaattttatcgaccgagagttctagaagtagaatcgattaaggagttaatccaccgagttatattgataagagatgaatcggctcaccgtgcccgaattgatatgaatttggatctcgggatcatttataatagttgggtagaggtcactatataaatgcttaaaacttgtttaaaatttttacaagtattatcacaacaatagatgtttattaattccttcacttttattttgtagtcatatttgttttctcaattgcaatggcaactccaaattcaaacgcaaccactagctcgaacactctcaccaatgttttatggctccgatccttcatggatcgttgtaaattagaaaataatgggtccaatttcgccgattgggacgcacaacttcgcttggccgcagAGGGCGACGATAagattcgttaccttaccgaggcctctcccaccgcacctaccgctaggtctactcccgccgctaggcaagcctatgagacttaccaaaagatgttggccgcgatcaaaaatgtgttgatcttctcaatggaggccgaactccaaaggagtgctataaagattagcgccgcctatgagatctatgcgaagcttgtgaccatgttttcacaagctccgaggatcattcaatatgaagcagCTTTCGCATTATTTGATCTCAatattaaggagggccaaaaagtttgccctcatgtgctcaagttaatgtagcatgttgagaccttaaaaatgcaaaaggtagagattcccgaggaactcatcattgatcgaattcttcattccttgaacaaggttaaagcatatgtccaattcagggtgaattttaatatacaaaacttgaaagtatccctcgatgaattgcacaaaatgcttgtgcaagccgccagggacatggggctaaatgctagcaccaccaaggatgtgctcaacattaatcataagagcaaggggaatttcaagaaaggtggtcacaagggaaagaagcaaactccctacaagaacaaacgaaaagcttgtgaagctagctcctctaagcccaatAATGGTGCCCCATCCGGGGTCAAATGCCACTATtttaatggtgttgggcattggaagagaaattgtcctaagtaccatgacgacatcaaagctggaaaattcattccagtaggtaaataactatccctatcttttatgtttcgatctttggtattttgatacaagttgtgatatttacctctttttattgtaattagggcaacctagcaaggacaagggcaaagaaaagcaagcctaggagatcttgagggaagctagacgtagccgcccatggtgctagatcggtggatgcttggctttattttattttgtctttagtttcatgttgtattttgagatttttagaactattttgatttcctcgttaaacttggaaatttatttatttccttaaacaatggttgtattttggatattgatgacttggtttgcaacccaagtcacctactttatcgtatcgtttgttctaaaaatttgtcatcatacaaTAATTGCAAGTATATGTGGTTGAATGGCTTATGTTGGCTTTAATCGCAAGACAGGAACAAATATTGGAaaaacaggttaacaggtttaAAAATTTAACAGGTTATTTTTAAACAAATATAAATCAAAAATAGGAAACAATAAGACATCAAGAAATAAGTAAAGTGAGTCAAGGAAGGCCGCCACCATCATATTTATAAAAAGCCCTTACCCCtagggcaaaggcaccaaaatgaTTGTCAAGACCAGGGATAACCTCCCTGGCCAAATAGGCACACAAAAAGAAGAAATTAAAATTGTCTTTCCAGGGACAACCCCCCTGGAAAGGCGAATACCATCAAGAAAAATATAAAATTACTGTTGTCCCTTGGAGGCAGCATCAGCACTACCATCTTTGGCCTGATCAACACTAGTATCCTGCTCCCCATCAACATCAACATcttgctcccctggagagtcgacctctTGTTCATCACAcatattatgcaggtcaggatacttagcAGCAGCAATGGCCATCTCAGCTTCCGGGTTCCAATTTGCCCTGGCTTCCACAGGCTCTGACATAGCAGCCACCTTCCCCTTGATAAAGAAGTACAAGGCAACATCATCAAGCTTGCACTCCAAGTCATCCTTCTCCAGGGTAAGCTCATCATTCCTATCCAGCGCCTCCTGCAAAAGCTGCTTACTCGAGCTGGCCTCAGTCTTGGCAGCGTCCCTCTCAGCCTACACCTTTGCCAAGTTAGCAATATCTGCAGCCAGATTAGCCCGAGCAAAATCCAATCCAGACTTCAGCTTATCATAATCAGATCTCATAAGATTAATCCTGGCCACCAAAGAGGTAGCCTGATAAGCATTGTTGAGATCAAAAAATTAAAAGACCCCGAATGTAAAAcaaaaatagtataaatattatatcataataaaaacctctaataaaaaaaatatattacaaaaataaaagcatatatatatatatatatatatatatatatatatatatatatatatatatatatatatatatatgtacctCTCTCGCATAAGCCAAGGCACCTACCAAAAGGTGACAAAGATGATCCACCAAGCAACCGCCTCGAGCAGTCTCTCAATAGGATCCACGGTAAGCATAACATCAGATTTGAAAGAGGCATAATCACTGATCTTCACCCTGGCAGCCTCCAAATTATCTACCCTAGCTCGCACCTCCTTGACTGGAGCAGATAAATCAACTTCTTCCACCTTCCTCTTGTGAGCCGCTGAGCTCGCCTCAACGAGAGCAAGTGGGGCAGAAGGGACCTTGGGCGTAGTAGGTAATTCAGTTAAATCAATCACAGGCTCAATATCGCCACCACCCTAGGAACCCTCCTCTTTGACCTTGGCCAACCTGGCAGAAGGATCAGCCATGCCAAACCTAGAAAGGCGAGTGGATGATCTGGTGGCTATAACACGAGgcactatattagcaataaagaCAGGCTGTCACGAACAGgccaaaatagaaagaaaaactatacaaaaataaagaacaaaaagacttactgcctgaagtagaAGCACTAATAGCTTTTGAAGGCCTAGGCATTTTAGCAGCACCTTCAGTCTTCAGGCAACGAGGAAGATGATCagccccacaacagagaggccaagtcCTCTCCATTTGAGGAATTGCAAGGAAGGCAGAGATGTTCGCATTAGGGTACTCAATTTCAGGAGACCAATCATCAAGTGCAAACAAGAGAGGTATGGGTCATTTAAATTTATTTACTTTCTTTAAAACTAACAAATAAACATGTAGGATAAAAACAAAATTTCAGGGTACTCACCACCAACACATGCATAATATATCAAATACGCCagatcaggacccacagaattggtccttaTGAACATATATCCAGTACCCGAGTTCTTGTCATGGCCACTGTCAAGATTGCTGAGTAAAGGAGCAGTTGAAGGCCTGGCCTAGAAACTGATCCGGCCAGGTTGGTCCTGACGGCATAGAAGGCCTTCAAGTCCTCCAGAGAGGGAAATATTGTTCTTTTTGCAGAGAAATTCAACAGAGCAGGCGACCTTCCATACCATAGGCATCAATTGGTAGGTAGGCACACCGATTTCTTTAATAACATCCACTATAAGGGGAGAGAAAGGAAGCTTGCAACCAGCCCTGAAGGCCCAATCATGGATGCAGAACCAGCCAGGACATGACAAGTCAGCCCTGACAGGAGAATCCTCAAGAATCCAGACTTCGGAATCAGCAGAaatgattcccttatccttcaagACTTTCTCAAATTCAGGTTTCAAGCGATTTGGGAGAGACTTTTGGTCTTTTAAAGCTTTTGTGGGTTTAAATTCAAATTCTTTATGGAAGATGGAAATCATTTCAAGAGGCGGATTATTTGGCTTTTCAACCACAAGTGGTTGAATAATAGAGGGCCTTGGAAGATTTTCAGAAACATTTTCCTCAGGGTTGGAAACGAATGGAGTTCCAGGAATCATCACTCCCCTGGAAGATTTCTTTTTTGCAACCATTATCGAAGATTTGTTAAAGATTTATTGAAGATTAATTCTGGAAATTAAGAGAACTCGAAGATGAatatttttagagaaaatgaTCGGGTTATGGTGAAGATAAATTCAATGAAGTAAAGATTATTTATACTcggtaaaattagggttttaaccgcAAGTTGCAGAGTAATTATTGAAGAGTTGCAGTAATTACAACACGCGTCACACCCAACCACTGCTAGCCGTTACAGGATATGATCAGACACAATGTAACCGTTAAAGCCAGTTTTCCATATTttgaagttatctccttatttccaGCCTGACCTAGCGTAAATAaagagataaggggcaattgttaggcctggaaatccgcacaTATTTCAGGATAACATTTCACCCTGCCCTGACCATCAGGACGTTAGGCTATCAGGGTATCAGAAGATAGGCTCCAGCcaaggagaggacaacggtcaaaatataaggacaatatttgaccaattcAAAGATAATATTGTTATCAATATTCGGATAATAATTGGAGCATTAATGAAGAAGATTTGGTAATAAAGGCCATGCAATTAAGAGAGTAATTAAGCGCATTAAGAAGCATTAATCCGAGCAATTAAGGAATAATATTTAGCATTAAGTACAAGATTTGGCAGCCTTTCAGCTtggctatataaggagcacttgAAGATTATTTGGACACACGACACATATTCTAGCATACAACATTCACACACAACACTTTAGCTGTTTTACAATCATTTGTGCTAATTAATCAattatatagtgaaatcctctcctggcttggtgcccgtggttttttcccatttaagggttttccacgtacaaattccttgTCTTATCTTTACTTGTTTATCTTAATTTACTTTTCTTATTTCATAACCCGCCCTGCATATTCACTGATaagttcgagctagttaaccctgcctagacttaccctgacctgattttaCATTGCGTAAAATCTATACAAAACATTTACTTGGAAGTAAAAAGTCCACTGACATTATGAGGGATGCTGCCTTGGACTATGGTAATGTATGTACTGATGATCATGTTGAGATTTTGAACAAGCCAGCGACTTTTGAGGAGGTATAACAGGTGGTGTTCTCTATTCCCATTGACAAATCCCCAGGACCTGATGGGTTTTCATGTGGTTTCTTTCGAGATGCTTGGGGTGTGATTGATCAGGATGTTTTTGAGGCAGTAAAGGACTTCTTTATAACTGGTCAATGACTTACCCAGATAAATGCAACCAATGTTTGTCTGATTCCCAAATGTGAGAGACCAAGCTCTGTAAAGCAATTTAGGCCCATTGCCTGCTGTAATATGCTATACAAGATCATTTCTAAACTCCTTTGCAACAGATTAGCTCAAGATTTACCAGATATTATCCATGAATGTCAGGGAGCTTTTGTTCAAGGAAGATCCATCATTGAAAATGTTCTGATTTGTCAAGATATTGTGCATCAGTATTCCAGAAACAATGTGTCAGCTAGATTCTTATTCAAAATTGACTTGCAAAAAACCTATGATACAGTTGAATGGGAATTTGTGGAGCAAATGTTGACTAGTCTGAAGTTTCCAAGACATTTTATTAATCTGATTATGGCCTGCCTTCAGTCCACTTCTTATACTTTGGTCTTGAATAGTAATAATTTTGGGTACTTCAAAGGTACGAGAGGTCTGCGTCAAGGAGATCCTGTGTCTCCTCTCATTTTTATGATCTATATGGAATACTTGACAAGACTCATTAAGTTTGTTACAGCAAGATGgccatttcattatcatcctctCTGTAAGGGACTCAAGCTCACTTACCTCATGTTTGCGGATGATTTGTTGATGTTTTGTAAAGGGGATGCCCCTTCTATTCTCCTACTTTTAAGAGCATTCACCTCCTTTTCTAAAGCTTCAGGCTTAAGCATGAATAACAGTAAGTCAGAAATTTTCTTTAATGGGATGCAGGAAGACTTACAGCATGACATTCTTGCTGTGTCTGGTTTCCTGGAAGGCAAAATGCCCTTCAGATACTTAGGAGTACCCATACAGCcaggaaagatgaacaaaagggaCTGTAACAGCCTGATAGAAAAGATGGTGTCTAAAATTCGTAGTCTTGGTGCAAAGAAGCTATCATATGCAGGAAGAGTTGTTCTAATAAATTCAGTTCTCAACACTCTATACAATTATTGGGCTGCCATGTTCATTATTCCAAAGAGTGTTTTTAAGAGAGTAGAAGCTATCTACAGGAACTTTCTATGGAGTAGCTCTTCTGATTACCACAGAGTTCCACTGGTGGGATAGGATAGAGTTACCTTGTCTAAGGATGAAGGAGGCCTAGGTATTAAAAAAGCAGATATGTGGAATACTGCCTCAGTGGGAAAGTTGGTGAATTGGCTATATACCAAACCTGATAGGCTTTGGATAAAATGGGTTGCAAATGTGTATTTAAAGGGAATAGACTGGCGTGATTATATCCCTGGTAATGATTCTCCTTGGACCTGGAAGAGCATTTGTAAGGTTAAGGAAAGGATTAAGAGTGGTTTTACTGATAATTTTTGGATTCCGTCTACCAAAGGATACTCTATTCGAAGTGGATATGAATGGTTGATGGGTCAGCACCCCAAAATTGGCTGGTCTAATCTTGTGTGGAATAATTGGAATATACCTAAACATTCTTTTGTTGCTTGGATGATTATGCAAGATGGACTAAACATTAGATCCAAGCTTTATGCTATTGGTATATGCCCTGATGATGCCTGCATTTTGTGTGGGGATCAGCCTGAGACAATTGCCCACCTCTTTTCAGAGTGCAAGTTCACCAGTAAGGTTAAGGAGAGTCTTGCAGAATGGATTGGTAAGCCATTGCCTAACCTTAATGCATTACTATCTGCAAACAAGAACAGCTTGCAATGGAAGGCTTCTGCGTGTGTTCAAACTGCATTCTGGTATACTATCTGGTTTCAGAGAAACAATGCGAGACACTAGCTGTGTGTTAAGAGACCTGACATTATAGCCCATCAACTGAAGCGGCTAATTCAAGGAAGAATTCGTAGCAAAATGTGCAAACTAGATAGCAATGGTGCCAATGATTGGCAGGCAAGCATAGGATTTATATGTTAGAATGCCTTAGGGGTGATTCGAACCTAGTCCTTGTAATTATGGTTATCTATTTTTGATATATttaatatactcacatttcacctaaaaaaaatCTATACAAAACATGTATGATAGAGCCATAGAGCGGGGTATTTTGATAGAATAAATAGTAGTCCGTCCGTATTATTTGAGCAATTAGTCTTGCTTATGATGGATATTTCCGTCACAAGCATAAGACGGGTCGGGTTGTACCATATTGGGTGAAATGGTCTGAGAATGAGGCATGTGCAATTTACGTGTAGAGTTGTAAATAGTCAATAATAGGCTGAAATTGAAATGACATTTCCAATTAAAACAATACAAAAAGCTTACCTTCTCAATGCATTTTCAAAAAGATGCCATAGTGATATCAGAGGGATTAGATCACAATTTTCAAAGAAAATTAAAAACCTCTCCCTCTTTAATCTTCTtccatcttaaaaaaaaaaaaaaaggaatacaAAAACTCTTATCAAGAACATGTTCATCTTCTTccatcatcaaaacacaaaaaaatagtgataagaaaaacaatgacaaAGGTAATTTCCAAACATGCATTTGATTTGATTATTTTCATATATTTGGAATCACCATTATATTGCTACCTATATTTATTTATAAGTTGAGATCCTGTTGTTTGGAGTTAAATTATCTGGGTTTTGGGTAAAAAAAGAAGTAAATTTGTTAGGCCCGTTTTCTGACTATGGGCTGAATTCAAGAAAGCAGGCTTGAAGGCAATGTGGCCCAGGTGTGGTAAGGGGCGATAAGGAGCCTGATTTGGGCTGATGTGTCGACAGGCCCAAATATGGAATAAGTGGGTAATGTGCACTGTTCAACCCGGAGTCTTGGGGAGCAAGCAAAGGAACCCTAGCTGAGGTGTTCCCCTATATAAGCAATAAAACGTAAGACCTGAGATTCATTCAGCAATCACACAAGAAACCCTAGAATACTCGAGCTCCACCCACGTTTAACTACGTTCACAATTGTAACTCCCCAACTCAATTATAGTGCAAATCTTGGTGGGATTCTGTCtcctc
Protein-coding sequences here:
- the LOC141619240 gene encoding uncharacterized protein LOC141619240, which gives rise to MWNTASVGKLVNWLYTKPDRLWIKWVANVYLKGIDWRDYIPGNDSPWTWKSICKVKERIKSGFTDNFWIPSTKGYSIRSGYEWLMGQHPKIGWSNLVWNNWNIPKHSFVAWMIMQDGLNIRSKLYAIGICPDDACILCGDQPETIAHLFSECKFTSKVKESLAEWIGKPLPNLNALLSANKNSLQWKASACVQTAFWYTIWFQRNNARH